A single region of the Polyodon spathula isolate WHYD16114869_AA chromosome 5, ASM1765450v1, whole genome shotgun sequence genome encodes:
- the gabrr2a gene encoding gamma-aminobutyric acid receptor subunit rho-2a, with protein sequence MPYFSKLLFLLFCLILTSESRKQMTTRWTGPTETLKHGIALSKKTHDGTKTKKIKTEQLLRVDDFDFSMRPAFAGPAIPVGVDVQVESLDSISEVDMDFTMTLYLRHYWKDERLSFPSTSNKSMTFDGRLVKKIWVPDVFFVHSKRSFIHDTTTDNIMLRVFPDGHVLYSLRVTVTAMCNMDFSRFPLDTQTCSLELESYAYTDEDLMLYWKNGEESLKIDERISLSQFLIQKFHTTSRLAFYSSTGWYNRLYITFTLRRHIFFFLLQTYFPATLMVMLSWVSFWIDRRAVPARVSLGITTVLTMSTIITGVNASMPRVSYIKAVDIYLWVSFVFVFLSVLEYAAVNYLTTVEERKERKHREKQLPCTCGMSHARTMMLDRTYSDSDANSLAGYTKTQVASDEQEKMMVHLSMSNESTATKKKGILRGYRGFRIIKNTHAIDKYSRMIFPGAYIFFNLIYWSSYC encoded by the exons ATGCCTTATTTTTCCAAActgctttttttacttttttgcctGATTCTTACTTCTGAGAGCCGAAAGCAAATGACGACGAGATGGACAGGTCCCACGGAAACACTAAAGCATGGCAT TGCTTTATCAAAGAAGACCCATGATGGAACAAAAACGAAAAAAATTAAGACTGAACAGCTTCTCAGAGTGGACGACTTTGATTTTAGTATGAGACCCGCGTTTGCAG gtccTGCCATTCCTGTTGGGGTCGATGTTCAGGTTGAAAGTTTGGACAGTATTTCAGAAGTAGATATG GACTTCACCATGACACTTTACCTGAGACATTACTGGAAAGATGAGCGCCTTTCCTTTCCCAGCACCAGCAACAAAAGCATGACTTTTGACGGCAGACTTGTCAAGAAGATCTGGGTCCCAGACGTGTTTTTTGTCCACTCCAAGAGGTCCTTTATCCACGACACCACTACGGACAACATCATGTTGCGGGTCTTTCCTGATGGACATGTGCTGTACAGCCTGAG GGTCACCGTGACAGCTATGTGTAACATGGACTTCAGTCGCTTCCCCCTTGACACTCAAACTTGCTCGTTGGAGCTGGAAAGTT ATGCCTACACAGATGAAGATCTCATGCTTTACTGGAAGAACGGTGAAGAGTCTTTAAAAATAGATGAAAGAATATCCTTGTCTCAGTTTCTTATACAGAAGTTTCATACTACCTCCAGACTAGCATTCTACAGCAGTACAG GTTGGTACAACCGTCTGTACATCACCTTCACGCTCAGGCGACACATCTTCTTCTTCCTGCTCCAGACCTATTTCCCAGCCACTCTGATGGTCATGCTGTCCTGGGTGTCCTTCTGGATTGACCGCAGGGCTGTGCCGGCTCGAGTGTCGCTCG GTATCACCACGGTGCTGACCATGTCCACCatcatcactggagtcaatgcgtCGATGCCCAGGGTCTCCTACATTAAGGCTGTGGACATCTACCTGTGggtcagttttgtgtttgtgttcctgTCTGTGCTGGAGTACGCTGCAGTGAACTACCTGACTACCGTGGAAGAGCGCAAAGAGAGGAAGCACAGAGAAAAG CAACTGCCTTGTACCTGTGGAATGTCCCACGCCAGGACGATGATGCTGGACAGGACCTACAGTGATTCTGACGCCAACAGCCTGGCCGGCTACACCAAAACACAAGTGGCTTCAGACGAGCAGGAGAAGATGATGGTCCATCTCTCCATGAGCAACGAGTCCACGGCAACCAAAAAGAAGGGCATCTTGAGAGGTTACCGGGGATTCCGGATTATAAAGAATACGCACGCCATTGACAAGTACTCCAGGATGATATTCCCAGGAGCTTACATATTTTTTAACTTGATATACTGGTCCAGTTATTGCTGA
- the LOC121315445 gene encoding peptidase M20 domain-containing protein 2-like, with protein MRTADMCNHEKLQHCKQKAGCCIDSAKDKLFALSKDIWSCPELAYEEKQSHDILVRFFTETEKGWSVESHYKLDTAFRATWGPTGGNAGGDTLNIGFLCEYDALPGIGHACGHNLIAEVGAAAAVGIKGALEALVDPPVRVTVTVIGTPAEEEGGGKIDLIEAGGFEGLDLVFMAHPSQEDAAYLPDMAENDVTVKYYGKASHAAAYPWAGINALDAAVLAYNNLSLLRQQLKPDWRLHGIIKHGGVKPNIVPAYSELYFYLRTPQRTDLPFLREKAEQCFRSAAMATGCRVELQYGPHEYHNVLPNKTLARLYEENGKALGIEFTTDKQVLSTPSGSTDFGNLSFIVPGIHPYFYIGSEALNHTEEYTAAAGSDEAQFFTLRTAKTLVMMALDVLFNPELLKQVKEDFRLSKLKEECELRGRENGSGPGQWGGAASASR; from the exons ATGCGAACAGCGGACATGTGCAATCACGAGAAATTGCAGCACTGCAAACAAAAAGCAGGGTGCTGCATAGATTCAGCGAAGGATAAGCTGTTCGCCTTGAGTAAAGACATATGGAGCTGTCCAGAACTAGCGTACGAGGAAAAGCAGTCTCATGACATCCTCGTCCGCTTCTTCACGGAGACAGAGAAGGGGTGGAGCGTTGAAAGCCATTACAAACTGGACACGGCGTTCCGGGCCACATGGGGACCCACAGGAGGCAACGCGGGGGGTGACACATTAAACATTGGCTTTCTGTGCGAATATGACGCATTGCCAGGTATCGGTCACGCATGTGGACATAACCTGATCGCTGAGGTCGGCGCTGCCGCAGCTGTGGGAATCAAAGGGGCCTTGGAGGCGCTGGTCGATCCGCCAGTTCGAGTAACG GTGACTGTGATTGGGACTCCTGCAGAGGAAGAGGGAGGTGGCAAGATTGACCTGATTGAAGCAGGAGGCTTTGAAGGGCTGGATCTGGTGTTCATGGCACACCCATCACAGGAGGATGCAGCCTACCTTCCTGACATGGCTGAAAACGA TGTGACGGTGAAGTACTATGGAAAGGCCTCTCATGCTGCAGCATACCCATGGGCAGGAATTAATGCTTTAGATGCTGCTGTCCTCGCTTACAACAACTTGTCTCTGCTGAGGCAGCAGCTGAAGCCTGACTGGAGACTCCACG GTATCATTAAACACGGAGGGGTGAAGCCGAACATCGTTCCAGCATACTCCGAGCTGTACTTCTATCTGCGCACCCCGCAGCGCACCGACCTCCCGTTTCTCAGAGAGAAGGCGGAGCAATGTTTCAGATCTGCTGCCATGGCAACCGGGTGCCGA GTAGAGCTGCAATACGGGCCTCACGAGTACCACAATGTTCTTCCCAACAAGACACTCGCGCGGCTGTATGAGGAGAATGGGAAGGCACTTGGCATTGAATTCACAACAGACAAGCAGGTGCTCAGCACTCCATCTG GATCCACAGATTTTGGAAATCTGTCCTTTATTGTTCCTGGAATCCACCCCTATTTTTACATTGGTTCTGAAGCACTGAATCACACTGAAGAGTACACTGCAGCTGCTG GTTCTGATGAGGCCCAGTTTTTCACCTTGCGGACTGCCAAGACACTGGTGATGATGGCGCTGGATGTTCTGTTTAACCCAGAGCTTCTGAAGCAGGTGAAAGAAGACTTCCGCCTGTCCAAGCTGAAAGAAGAATGTGAGCTGAGAGGAAGGGAAAACGGCAGTGGGCCTGGGCAGTGGGGTGGGGCAGCCAGCGCCTCCCGCTGA